One Microbacterium trichothecenolyticum DNA window includes the following coding sequences:
- a CDS encoding LysR family transcriptional regulator ArgP codes for MSIPLDLARTLAVVVEEGTLEAAARRLHVTPSAVSQRVRALEDQLGRVVLVRSKPVRTTEAGDAVVRLARQLALLEHDALAAIGGEGGVVASVPLAVNADSLGTWFLPPLARVAARRPVVFDLHRDDQDFTAGLLETGTVMAAVTSRQTPVAGCRVRRLGVLRYEAVATTPFVARWFAEGVDADALSRAPVVDFDRRDDLQTQWLARRGVPAGAPPRHRVPASQDFATAVELGLGWGLLPRFPSASGLAAGSLVRLGDDPLDVPLFWQQWNLTSALLDDVADEVVAEGRRVLATG; via the coding sequence ATGTCGATTCCCCTCGATCTCGCCCGCACACTCGCCGTCGTCGTCGAGGAGGGGACTCTGGAGGCCGCCGCCCGGCGCTTGCACGTGACGCCGTCCGCGGTGAGCCAACGCGTGCGTGCCCTCGAGGACCAGCTCGGCCGTGTGGTGCTCGTGCGCTCGAAGCCGGTGCGCACCACCGAGGCCGGCGACGCCGTCGTGCGTCTCGCGCGGCAGCTCGCCCTGCTCGAACACGACGCGCTCGCCGCGATCGGGGGCGAGGGCGGCGTCGTGGCATCCGTCCCCCTCGCGGTGAATGCCGATTCGCTCGGCACGTGGTTCCTTCCGCCGCTGGCCCGAGTCGCCGCGCGCCGACCGGTCGTCTTCGACCTGCACCGCGACGACCAGGACTTCACCGCGGGACTGCTCGAGACGGGAACCGTCATGGCGGCGGTCACCTCGCGGCAGACGCCGGTGGCGGGATGCCGTGTGCGCAGGCTCGGCGTCCTGCGCTACGAGGCCGTCGCGACGACGCCGTTCGTCGCCCGGTGGTTCGCCGAAGGTGTGGACGCAGACGCTCTTTCTCGGGCGCCCGTGGTCGACTTCGACCGACGCGACGACCTGCAGACGCAGTGGCTGGCGCGCCGGGGGGTGCCGGCGGGAGCCCCTCCGCGGCACCGGGTTCCGGCATCCCAGGACTTCGCGACGGCCGTCGAACTGGGATTGGGGTGGGGTCTGCTGCCGCGTTTCCCATCGGCGTCCGGACTGGCGGCGGGGTCCCTCGTGCGCCTCGGGGACGACCCCCTCGACGTGCCGTTGTTCTGGCAGCAGTGGAACCTCACCTCGGCGCTGCTCGACGATGTCGCCGACGAGGTGGTCGCCGAGGGGCGGCGCGTGCTGGCGACCGGATGA
- a CDS encoding YqaJ viral recombinase family protein: MSPELVASRSADLDARIVADSRDRVAWIRARSRGITATDVATLTSANAISRAADAKLMGSSFSGNAFTAHGRRREPEIAAWVAATHGIRPSSALYHAVVEKRHLATPDGVVVDGEGRIVLAEIKTTNKAWRSIPRTYMRQIWWQQHVLGAERTLVAWEQHDGFVPMHDEPRCQWIDRDDREIAKLVGLATSLIDELYRRTMAARRPLPVQKEPTDGYRALALLD, from the coding sequence ATGTCCCCCGAGCTCGTCGCCTCCCGCAGCGCCGACCTCGACGCCCGGATCGTCGCCGATTCGCGTGACCGCGTCGCGTGGATCCGTGCGCGCTCGCGCGGCATCACCGCGACCGATGTCGCGACGCTGACCAGCGCCAACGCGATCTCGCGAGCAGCGGATGCCAAGCTCATGGGCTCGAGCTTCTCGGGCAACGCCTTCACGGCGCACGGCCGCCGCCGCGAACCCGAGATCGCCGCCTGGGTGGCGGCGACGCACGGGATCCGCCCGTCGTCGGCGCTGTATCACGCCGTCGTCGAGAAGCGGCACCTCGCCACCCCCGACGGCGTGGTGGTCGACGGCGAGGGCCGCATCGTCCTCGCCGAGATCAAGACCACCAACAAGGCATGGCGTTCGATCCCCCGCACCTACATGCGCCAGATCTGGTGGCAGCAGCACGTGCTCGGCGCGGAGCGCACGCTCGTGGCCTGGGAGCAGCACGACGGCTTCGTGCCGATGCACGACGAGCCCCGCTGCCAGTGGATCGACCGCGACGACCGCGAGATCGCCAAGCTCGTCGGCCTCGCGACCTCGCTGATCGACGAGCTCTACCGCCGCACCATGGCGGCGCGCCGGCCGCTGCCGGTGCAGAAAGAACCCACGGACGGGTACCGCGCCCTCGCGCTCCTCGATTAA
- a CDS encoding NADP-dependent oxidoreductase, translating to MRFRSTRPETTLEAPPAVPETMRAAVFDGPGTADALHVSEVAVPTPVLSEVLIRVAAAGVNPIDAKTRAGRGMSGAIDSWPAVLGLDVSGVVVRAPFDAHPFPVGTEVYGMAAFPRTPGAYAEYVVVPTLSLARKPSSLSHVEAAGVPVAALTAWGLVVETARAHQGQRILVHAGSGGVGHFAVQFAAYFGAHVIATGSAHNLEWLRELGAAEVVDYTSTRFEDVVSDVDVVIDLIGNVSHDTGTRSLDVIRPGGMLIEVPTGAWPGFREAAAARGIRSTDYKTIPDGAALATIGRLLDSGAVRVFIDRVFDLDEAATAHAEIERGHTRGKIVLHVSDD from the coding sequence ATGAGATTCCGATCGACGCGTCCCGAGACCACCCTCGAAGCCCCGCCCGCGGTGCCCGAGACGATGCGTGCGGCGGTGTTCGACGGCCCGGGCACTGCCGACGCGCTGCACGTGAGCGAGGTCGCGGTTCCCACACCGGTGCTCAGCGAGGTCCTCATTCGCGTCGCCGCCGCCGGCGTCAACCCGATCGATGCGAAGACGCGCGCCGGACGCGGCATGTCCGGCGCCATCGACTCCTGGCCCGCCGTGCTCGGTCTCGACGTCAGCGGCGTCGTGGTGCGCGCACCTTTCGACGCGCACCCGTTCCCCGTCGGAACCGAGGTCTACGGTATGGCGGCATTCCCCCGCACCCCGGGCGCCTACGCCGAGTACGTCGTCGTTCCCACGCTGTCGCTCGCGCGCAAGCCCTCCTCCCTCTCGCACGTCGAGGCAGCGGGCGTTCCCGTGGCCGCGCTCACGGCGTGGGGTCTGGTGGTCGAGACGGCACGCGCTCATCAGGGCCAGCGGATCCTCGTGCATGCCGGCAGCGGCGGCGTCGGGCATTTCGCCGTGCAGTTCGCCGCCTACTTCGGCGCCCACGTGATCGCGACCGGATCAGCCCACAACCTCGAGTGGCTGCGGGAGCTGGGGGCCGCCGAGGTCGTGGACTACACCTCCACGCGCTTCGAAGACGTCGTCTCCGACGTCGATGTCGTGATCGACCTCATCGGCAACGTCTCCCACGACACCGGCACGCGTTCGCTCGACGTCATCCGCCCGGGTGGAATGCTCATCGAGGTGCCCACAGGTGCCTGGCCGGGCTTCCGCGAAGCCGCCGCGGCACGCGGCATCCGCTCGACCGACTACAAGACGATCCCCGACGGTGCCGCCCTGGCAACGATCGGCCGCCTGCTCGACTCCGGAGCCGTGCGCGTCTTCATCGACCGGGTCTTCGATCTCGACGAGGCCGCCACGGCCCACGCCGAGATCGAGCGCGGCCACACCCGCGGAAAGATCGTTTTGCACGTCAGCGACGACTGA
- a CDS encoding MDR family MFS transporter: MATASLDAPAQRRVLPALIGLLLGTFVSMLASTVVSTSLPVIVHDLSGDQNAYTWVVTATLLTTAISTPIWGKLADLFNRKVLIQVAIAIFVLATAAAGFSQNTDMLIAFRAVQGLGAGGLAALSQVIMADIISPRERGRYMGLFGAVMAVATVGGPLLGGVITDAFGWRFNFFVALPFAVAALLIQQRTLHLPARAKRKVKIDYVGIVLLSAAVSLLLIWVTNAGSTFEWASTETLLMVGGAVLAAILFVVVELRSAEPLVPLTLFRDATFTLATIASIATGLAMFGTSVFLSQYMQMARGATPTEAGVMTIPMIGGLLVASIVVGALISRFGRWKPFLIAGGVLLIAGSFLLSTIHYDTNFALVSLYMFLLGAGVGMTMQNLVLIVQNTANPTQMGAASSGVTFFRSLGGTIGVSVMGAALASMATSLFTDRADDLKSAIMGLGESGAAVAQSLQSGAIPQVSTLPESVRVIVEDIYAQSIAHSFLIAVPVAVVSLIAILFLPNRPLTRMTTTERVAASEADFATVSVPAGMASLSATGTVMTQDAAASHRDARMGEDG, translated from the coding sequence ATGGCAACCGCTTCCCTCGACGCGCCCGCACAGCGCCGCGTCCTCCCCGCCCTCATCGGCCTCCTGCTCGGCACCTTCGTGTCGATGCTCGCCTCGACCGTCGTCTCGACCTCGCTGCCGGTCATCGTGCACGACCTGTCGGGCGACCAGAACGCCTACACATGGGTCGTCACCGCGACCCTGCTCACCACCGCGATCTCGACCCCCATCTGGGGCAAGCTCGCCGACCTGTTCAACCGCAAGGTGCTCATCCAGGTCGCGATCGCGATCTTCGTCCTCGCCACCGCGGCCGCCGGTTTCTCGCAGAACACCGACATGCTCATCGCCTTCCGCGCGGTGCAGGGCCTGGGCGCGGGCGGTCTCGCCGCCCTCAGCCAAGTGATCATGGCCGACATCATCAGCCCTCGCGAGCGCGGGCGGTACATGGGCCTGTTCGGTGCCGTCATGGCCGTCGCCACCGTGGGCGGGCCGCTCCTCGGCGGTGTCATCACCGACGCGTTCGGCTGGCGCTTCAACTTCTTCGTCGCCCTCCCCTTCGCCGTCGCGGCCCTGCTGATCCAACAGCGCACGCTGCACCTCCCGGCGCGCGCGAAGCGGAAGGTCAAGATCGACTACGTCGGCATCGTCCTGCTGTCGGCAGCCGTGTCGCTGCTGCTCATCTGGGTGACCAACGCCGGCAGCACCTTCGAGTGGGCCAGCACCGAGACGCTGCTGATGGTCGGCGGCGCTGTGCTCGCCGCGATCCTCTTCGTGGTCGTCGAGCTGCGCTCGGCCGAGCCCCTCGTTCCACTGACGCTGTTCCGAGATGCCACCTTCACCCTCGCCACGATCGCCTCGATCGCAACGGGCCTGGCGATGTTCGGCACCTCGGTGTTCCTCAGCCAGTACATGCAGATGGCCCGCGGGGCCACCCCGACCGAGGCCGGCGTCATGACCATTCCGATGATCGGCGGCCTGCTCGTGGCATCCATCGTCGTCGGCGCCCTCATCTCACGCTTCGGACGCTGGAAGCCGTTCCTCATCGCCGGTGGCGTGCTGCTGATCGCGGGGTCGTTCCTGCTGTCGACCATCCACTACGACACGAACTTCGCGCTCGTCTCGCTGTACATGTTCTTGCTCGGCGCGGGCGTCGGCATGACGATGCAGAACCTCGTGCTCATCGTGCAGAACACCGCCAACCCCACCCAGATGGGCGCGGCGAGCTCGGGCGTGACGTTCTTCCGGAGCCTGGGCGGCACGATCGGCGTCTCGGTCATGGGCGCGGCCCTGGCGAGCATGGCGACGAGCCTGTTCACCGACCGGGCCGACGACCTCAAGTCAGCGATCATGGGTCTCGGTGAGAGCGGCGCGGCCGTGGCGCAGTCGCTGCAGTCGGGCGCGATCCCCCAGGTATCGACCCTGCCCGAGAGCGTCCGTGTCATCGTCGAAGACATCTACGCACAGTCCATCGCGCACTCGTTCCTGATCGCGGTGCCCGTCGCCGTGGTGAGCCTCATCGCCATCCTGTTCCTGCCGAACCGTCCGCTGACCCGGATGACGACCACGGAGCGGGTCGCCGCGAGCGAAGCCGACTTCGCCACCGTGTCCGTTCCCGCCGGGATGGCATCGCTGTCCGCGACCGGAACGGTCATGACGCAGGATGCCGCTGCCTCGCATCGCGACGCCCGCATGGGAGAAGATGGCTGA
- a CDS encoding amino acid ABC transporter ATP-binding protein codes for MSHTDAPLLEVTGLEKSFGANRVLDGVDLSVRRGDVLVLIGPSGSGKTTVLRCLNGLETPDAGVVAFHGGPTVDFSAKVSKADRTALRDRSAMVFQHHNLFPHLTVIQNVIEGPVQAHGVPKVEAVARAEKLLARVGLAEKRDAYPSELSGGQQQRVGIVRALALQPQLLLFDEPTSALDPELVGEVLTVLRELANEGWTMVIVTHELGFARQVADEVLFFDEGVIVERGAPAQLFTRPEKERTRRFLDRLLRPLDGPDPA; via the coding sequence ATGTCGCACACTGATGCCCCGCTGCTGGAGGTCACCGGCCTCGAGAAGAGTTTCGGCGCGAATCGCGTGCTCGACGGCGTCGACCTCTCGGTCCGCCGCGGCGACGTGCTCGTGCTGATCGGCCCCTCGGGCTCGGGCAAGACGACCGTTCTGCGGTGCCTGAACGGCCTGGAGACCCCGGATGCCGGTGTGGTGGCGTTCCACGGGGGCCCGACCGTCGACTTCTCGGCGAAGGTATCGAAAGCCGATCGCACCGCGCTGCGGGACCGCTCGGCGATGGTCTTCCAGCACCACAACCTCTTCCCCCACCTCACGGTGATCCAGAACGTCATCGAGGGGCCCGTCCAGGCGCACGGCGTGCCCAAGGTCGAGGCCGTCGCGCGCGCCGAGAAGCTGCTCGCCCGCGTGGGGCTGGCTGAGAAACGCGACGCGTACCCGTCCGAGTTGTCGGGTGGTCAGCAACAGCGCGTCGGCATCGTGCGTGCCCTCGCCCTGCAGCCGCAGCTGCTGTTGTTCGACGAGCCCACCAGCGCCCTCGACCCGGAGCTGGTCGGTGAGGTGCTGACGGTGCTGCGCGAACTCGCGAACGAGGGATGGACGATGGTCATCGTCACCCACGAGCTCGGCTTCGCCCGCCAGGTCGCCGATGAGGTGCTCTTCTTCGACGAGGGCGTGATCGTCGAGCGTGGCGCGCCCGCGCAGCTGTTCACGCGTCCCGAGAAGGAGCGGACCCGCCGTTTCCTCGACCGGCTGTTGCGCCCCCTCGACGGTCCCGACCCCGCCTGA
- a CDS encoding LysE/ArgO family amino acid transporter, whose translation MLTPLLAGLGLGFSLIVAIGAQNLFVLRQGIRREHLVAVVAVCALSDAVLIVLGVSGVGIVLQAIPWLIVVVRWAGAAFLIGYGLLAARRAVRPSGATLRVDVDTPASPSSPDAGGTTVQTRPARTSLAATLLTCLALTWLNPHVYLDTVFLLGSIASTHGEGRWAFALGACLASLVWFSALGFGARFLGRWLDTPRAWRVLDALIAVVMFAIALSLVLPH comes from the coding sequence GTGCTCACTCCCCTGCTCGCCGGACTCGGCCTCGGTTTCTCGCTCATCGTCGCCATCGGCGCGCAGAACCTGTTCGTTCTGCGCCAGGGCATCCGACGAGAACACCTCGTCGCCGTCGTGGCCGTCTGCGCGCTCTCCGACGCGGTGCTGATCGTGCTCGGCGTCTCGGGCGTCGGGATCGTGCTGCAGGCCATCCCGTGGCTGATCGTCGTCGTACGGTGGGCGGGAGCGGCGTTCCTGATCGGATACGGCCTGCTCGCCGCGCGCCGTGCCGTGCGCCCGAGCGGCGCGACCCTTCGCGTCGACGTCGACACCCCGGCATCCCCCTCGAGCCCGGATGCCGGTGGCACGACCGTGCAGACCCGCCCGGCGCGGACGTCGCTCGCCGCCACCCTGCTCACCTGCCTGGCCCTGACATGGCTCAACCCGCACGTGTACCTCGACACCGTGTTCTTGCTCGGATCGATCGCGTCGACGCATGGCGAGGGCCGCTGGGCCTTCGCGCTGGGTGCGTGCCTCGCGAGCCTGGTGTGGTTCTCGGCGCTCGGTTTCGGTGCGCGATTCCTGGGCCGGTGGTTGGATACCCCGCGCGCGTGGCGCGTGCTCGACGCGCTCATCGCCGTGGTGATGTTCGCGATCGCCCTGTCGCTCGTGCTGCCGCACTGA
- a CDS encoding NAD(P)H-dependent flavin oxidoreductase, producing the protein MRLEKLLGIDVPLVLGPFGGLSSIELTAAVSEGGGLGSFGLYGYAPDRIRDTIAVLRAATSRPVAVNLWLPRGDEVTPGDLDLAPFLRAAAPLYAAAGATAPTTPAAFLPSLDDQLEAVFAARPDVLSVVYGVPDADTLVRAKAVGIRVIGTATSVAEAVALEAAGVDAVVATGADAGGHRVSFLADPAQSLVGTFSLVPQVVDAVDVPVIAAGGIADRRGVAAALALGADGVQVGTAFLRTRQSAATEGHRAAIAAAADTDTVLTRAMSGRLARGIPNRAMRELEASGMIAPFPAQNWLTGVFRAAAAAAGDADLVSLWAGQAAGLARLDDAADVLAELRAGLPA; encoded by the coding sequence ATGCGCCTCGAGAAGCTGCTCGGCATCGACGTACCCCTCGTGCTCGGCCCCTTCGGCGGCCTGTCGTCGATCGAGTTGACGGCGGCGGTGAGCGAGGGCGGCGGTCTCGGCTCGTTCGGTCTGTACGGCTATGCGCCGGACCGGATCCGCGACACGATCGCAGTGCTGCGCGCCGCCACTTCGCGACCCGTCGCGGTGAACCTGTGGCTGCCGCGCGGCGACGAGGTGACGCCGGGCGACCTCGATCTCGCACCGTTCCTGCGGGCCGCGGCACCGTTGTACGCCGCGGCCGGTGCTACCGCACCGACGACTCCGGCTGCCTTCCTGCCGTCGCTCGACGACCAGCTCGAGGCCGTCTTCGCCGCCCGCCCCGACGTGCTGAGCGTCGTCTACGGCGTTCCGGATGCCGACACCCTCGTTCGTGCGAAAGCTGTCGGCATCCGCGTGATCGGCACCGCCACCTCGGTCGCCGAAGCGGTCGCGCTGGAGGCCGCGGGAGTGGACGCCGTCGTGGCGACGGGAGCGGACGCCGGTGGGCACCGCGTGTCGTTCCTCGCCGACCCCGCCCAGTCGTTGGTGGGGACGTTCTCACTGGTGCCGCAGGTCGTGGACGCCGTAGACGTCCCGGTCATCGCCGCCGGCGGCATCGCCGACAGACGGGGTGTCGCGGCCGCCCTGGCCCTCGGCGCGGACGGCGTGCAAGTGGGGACGGCGTTCCTGCGGACGCGGCAGTCCGCGGCGACGGAGGGGCATCGCGCGGCGATCGCCGCAGCGGCCGACACCGACACCGTGCTGACGCGTGCCATGAGCGGGCGACTGGCCCGTGGCATCCCGAATCGCGCGATGCGCGAGCTCGAGGCGTCGGGCATGATCGCGCCGTTCCCCGCGCAGAACTGGCTGACCGGAGTGTTCCGCGCGGCGGCGGCCGCGGCGGGCGACGCCGATCTCGTGTCGTTGTGGGCGGGGCAGGCCGCGGGGCTGGCGCGGCTCGACGATGCGGCCGATGTCCTGGCCGAGCTGCGGGCGGGCCTGCCGGCGTAG
- a CDS encoding acylphosphatase, which yields MPTMTITVRGRVQGVGFRFALRNEAERLGARGWVRNRRDGSVEALIAGDQATLDALVAWARTGPPPAQVTGVDVAGTAETAPEAFEIRATA from the coding sequence ATGCCGACGATGACGATCACGGTGCGCGGCCGGGTGCAGGGCGTCGGCTTCCGCTTCGCCCTGCGCAACGAAGCGGAGCGTCTCGGCGCTCGGGGGTGGGTGCGAAACCGCCGCGACGGTTCGGTGGAGGCACTCATCGCCGGCGATCAGGCCACCCTCGACGCCCTGGTCGCGTGGGCGCGCACCGGGCCACCGCCGGCTCAGGTCACCGGTGTCGATGTCGCCGGCACCGCTGAAACGGCGCCGGAGGCCTTCGAGATCCGCGCGACCGCTTGA
- a CDS encoding amino acid ABC transporter substrate-binding protein → MPRRRLTVLAATLGLSALALTACSGGATSGASSDAGAEYDLVSDGTLTVATEGTYRPFSYHEGAGELTGFDVEIAKAVAGKLGLEVRFQETQWDAIFAGLDAGRFDVIANQVSINPERQEKYTFSAPYTVSRGVIVTNDDDSSISSFADLSGKTTAQSLTSNWYELATQSGAQVEAVEGWAQAVALLKQGRVDATINDQLTYLDYEKTNSPTGLKIAAETDDTSESAFAFKKGQDKLAEAVDGALEELRADGTLTTISEKYFGADVTR, encoded by the coding sequence ATGCCCCGTCGCCGTTTGACCGTCCTCGCCGCCACCCTGGGCCTGAGCGCCCTCGCCCTGACCGCCTGCAGCGGTGGTGCGACCTCCGGTGCCTCCTCCGACGCGGGAGCCGAGTACGACCTCGTCTCGGACGGCACGCTGACCGTCGCCACCGAGGGCACCTACCGCCCCTTCTCGTACCACGAGGGCGCGGGGGAGCTCACCGGCTTCGACGTCGAGATCGCCAAAGCCGTCGCCGGCAAACTCGGCCTCGAGGTGCGCTTCCAAGAGACGCAGTGGGACGCCATCTTCGCGGGCCTGGATGCCGGTCGCTTCGACGTCATCGCCAACCAGGTGTCGATCAACCCCGAGCGCCAGGAGAAGTACACCTTCAGCGCGCCGTACACCGTCTCGCGTGGCGTCATCGTCACGAACGATGACGACAGCTCCATCTCGAGCTTCGCCGACCTGTCGGGCAAGACCACCGCTCAGTCGCTCACGAGCAACTGGTACGAGCTGGCCACCCAGAGCGGCGCGCAGGTCGAGGCCGTCGAGGGCTGGGCGCAGGCCGTGGCGCTGCTGAAGCAGGGACGCGTGGATGCCACGATCAACGACCAGCTCACCTACCTCGACTACGAGAAGACGAACAGCCCGACCGGTCTGAAGATCGCCGCCGAGACCGACGACACCTCCGAGAGCGCCTTCGCATTCAAGAAGGGTCAGGACAAGCTCGCCGAGGCCGTCGACGGCGCCCTCGAGGAGCTCCGTGCCGACGGGACGCTCACGACGATCAGCGAGAAGTACTTCGGCGCCGACGTCACGCGGTAA
- the rplK gene encoding 50S ribosomal protein L11: MAPKKKVTGLIKLQIKAGAANPAPPIGPALGQHGVNIMEFCKAYNAATEAQRGNVIPVEITVYEDRSFTFILKTPPAAELIKKAAGLAKGSPTPHTTKVGKLTKEQVREIATTKQPDLNANDLEAASKIIAGTARSMGITVED; encoded by the coding sequence ATGGCACCCAAGAAAAAGGTGACCGGCCTGATCAAGCTCCAGATCAAGGCCGGCGCGGCCAACCCCGCGCCGCCGATCGGTCCGGCGCTCGGTCAGCACGGCGTCAACATCATGGAGTTCTGCAAGGCGTACAACGCGGCGACCGAGGCCCAGCGCGGCAACGTCATCCCCGTCGAGATCACCGTCTACGAGGACCGCAGCTTCACGTTCATCCTGAAGACGCCCCCTGCCGCCGAGCTCATCAAGAAGGCCGCCGGCCTGGCGAAGGGCTCGCCCACGCCGCACACCACCAAGGTCGGCAAGCTGACCAAGGAGCAGGTCCGCGAGATCGCCACCACGAAGCAGCCCGACCTGAACGCGAACGACCTCGAGGCCGCCTCGAAGATCATCGCCGGCACCGCCCGTTCCATGGGCATCACGGTCGAGGACTGA
- the rplA gene encoding 50S ribosomal protein L1, with protein sequence MATKSKAFRAAAEKIAADTFYTPAEAVALAKETGSKKFDSTVEVALKLSVDPRKADQMVRGTVILPHGTGKTARVIVFANGPAAEAALAAGADEVGGTELIEKVAGGYTAFDAAVATPELMGQVGRLGKVLGPRGLMPNPKTGTVTPNPAKAVEEIKGGKIEFRVDKHANVHFVVGKASFSAEQLDENLKAALEEIVRLKPSSSKGRYIQKGAVSTTFGPGIPLDVNAIV encoded by the coding sequence ATGGCTACCAAGTCCAAGGCATTCCGCGCCGCTGCTGAGAAGATCGCGGCCGACACGTTCTACACCCCCGCCGAGGCCGTCGCCCTGGCGAAGGAGACCGGCTCGAAGAAGTTCGACTCGACCGTCGAGGTCGCGCTGAAGCTCTCGGTCGACCCCCGTAAGGCCGACCAGATGGTCCGCGGCACGGTCATCCTGCCCCACGGCACGGGTAAGACCGCGCGCGTCATCGTCTTCGCCAACGGCCCCGCAGCCGAGGCGGCTCTCGCCGCCGGCGCCGACGAGGTCGGTGGCACCGAGCTCATCGAGAAGGTCGCCGGCGGCTACACCGCGTTCGACGCGGCCGTCGCCACGCCCGAGCTCATGGGCCAGGTCGGTCGCCTCGGTAAGGTCCTCGGACCCCGCGGCCTCATGCCGAACCCCAAGACCGGCACCGTGACCCCCAACCCGGCCAAGGCCGTCGAGGAGATCAAGGGCGGAAAGATCGAGTTCCGCGTCGACAAGCACGCCAACGTGCACTTCGTCGTCGGCAAGGCGTCGTTCTCGGCCGAGCAGCTCGACGAGAACCTGAAGGCCGCGCTCGAGGAGATCGTCCGCCTCAAGCCGTCGAGCTCGAAGGGCCGTTACATCCAGAAGGGCGCCGTCTCGACCACCTTCGGTCCCGGCATCCCGCTGGACGTCAACGCCATCGTCTGA
- a CDS encoding MarR family winged helix-turn-helix transcriptional regulator has translation MTSELSEDRREAVQALESSFSELMTVFRRFVSEAAERVSPGMLPATFKALSVVSRFGPLTLSALAERLAADKGFLSRAISELEELGLVTRTPDPNDRRSRLIAVTETGHARLADARAPHESRLYEAMADWSVDDIRHLSTLLHALAVGESPAHD, from the coding sequence GTGACGAGCGAACTGAGCGAGGACCGCCGCGAGGCCGTGCAGGCCCTGGAGTCGTCGTTCTCGGAGCTCATGACCGTGTTCCGCCGCTTCGTGTCCGAGGCGGCGGAACGCGTGAGCCCCGGGATGCTGCCGGCCACGTTCAAGGCCCTCTCGGTGGTCAGCCGGTTCGGTCCTCTGACACTGTCGGCGTTGGCGGAGCGTCTCGCCGCTGACAAGGGTTTCCTCAGCCGCGCGATCAGCGAGCTGGAGGAGCTGGGCCTCGTCACGCGCACACCCGACCCGAACGATCGCCGCTCGCGCCTGATCGCGGTGACCGAGACGGGGCATGCCCGCCTCGCCGATGCCCGCGCTCCACACGAGAGCCGACTGTACGAAGCGATGGCCGACTGGTCGGTCGACGACATCCGCCACCTCTCCACGCTGCTGCACGCCCTGGCCGTGGGCGAGTCGCCCGCTCACGACTGA
- a CDS encoding amino acid ABC transporter permease yields MNDVWTLMLDSFWPMLLAGLTGTIPLSLASFAIGLVIALGMALLRLSRNVVLSGFARFYISVIRGTPLLVQLFVIFYGLPAVGVVIDPFPAAIIAFSLNVGGYAAEVIRAAILSVPRGQWEAAHTVGLSYRKTLTRIILPQAARVSVPPLSNTFISLVKDSSLASLILVSELFRQAQNIAAFSYEFMAVYLEAALIYWLFCLVLSFAQNALEKRLDRHVAH; encoded by the coding sequence ATGAACGACGTCTGGACCCTGATGCTCGACTCGTTCTGGCCGATGCTGCTGGCAGGGCTCACGGGCACGATCCCGCTGTCGCTGGCCTCGTTCGCGATCGGGCTCGTGATCGCCCTCGGGATGGCGCTGCTGCGGCTGTCGCGCAACGTGGTGCTCTCGGGTTTCGCCCGCTTCTACATCTCGGTGATCCGCGGCACGCCGCTGCTCGTGCAGCTCTTCGTGATCTTCTACGGTCTGCCCGCCGTGGGCGTGGTGATCGACCCCTTCCCCGCGGCGATCATCGCGTTTTCGTTGAACGTGGGCGGGTACGCCGCCGAGGTCATCCGCGCCGCGATCCTCTCGGTGCCGCGCGGGCAGTGGGAGGCCGCCCACACCGTGGGTCTCTCGTACCGCAAGACGCTGACCCGCATCATCCTGCCGCAGGCCGCCCGGGTATCGGTGCCGCCGCTGTCGAACACGTTCATCTCGCTCGTGAAGGACAGCTCCCTGGCATCCCTCATCCTCGTGTCGGAGCTGTTCCGGCAGGCGCAGAACATCGCTGCGTTCTCGTACGAGTTCATGGCGGTGTACCTGGAGGCGGCACTCATCTACTGGCTGTTCTGCCTGGTGCTGTCGTTCGCGCAGAACGCCCTCGAGAAGAGGTTGGATCGCCATGTCGCACACTGA